The DNA segment CTAAGCCGCTTACGGTTTTACAACTTGCCGGTAAACATATTTATATGAAAGATAGCTGTAATGCCTGCCACACCCAGATGATCCGTCCGTTTAAGGCGGAGACCGACAGATACGGTATGTATTCGCTTAGCGGCGAATATGCGTTCGATCGTCCGCACCTTTGGGGATCGAAAAGAACGGGCCCCGATCTAAAGCGCGTGGGCAACTACCGCACCACCGACTGGCATGAAAATCATATGAAAGACCCGACCTCCGTGGTGCCCGGCTCCATAATGCCGGCATACAAGCATCACTTTAGCAACAACGCCGACATCGATACGGCCTACGGCGAAGCCGTAACGACGAAGAAAGTATTCGGCGTGCCGTATGACGTAGAGGGTATGCCAAAGCTCGGCACCTACGAGGAAGCGCAGGCGATCGTTAAAGAAGAAGCCGCGGCTATCGTAGCGGAGATGAAAGACAAAGAGGTCAAAGAGGCATTCGGACGCGGCGAGATCCGCGAGATAGTGGCGCTCATCGCCTATATGAATAGCTTAAAATAGGCAAATTTATGGACGCGCAGACTCTAAGAGAAATCCAAGGCTACGGATTTTTCGCATTCGTGGTAGTTGCGGTGGCACTTCTTTACGGATATTATTTTCATCTTTACAAGTCCGAGCGAAGCGGCAGGCGAAACTACGAAAAATACTCCGATCTCGCTTTAAAAGACGGCATCGATGAAGAAATTTTAGAGTCTAGCGACAATGCTAAAAAGGAAAAGTAATGCAATGGTTTAACCTTGA comes from the Campylobacter rectus genome and includes:
- the ccoO gene encoding cytochrome-c oxidase, cbb3-type subunit II; its protein translation is MFSWLEKNPFFFAVTVFIFIAYAGIVEILPDFANRARPLEGTKPLTVLQLAGKHIYMKDSCNACHTQMIRPFKAETDRYGMYSLSGEYAFDRPHLWGSKRTGPDLKRVGNYRTTDWHENHMKDPTSVVPGSIMPAYKHHFSNNADIDTAYGEAVTTKKVFGVPYDVEGMPKLGTYEEAQAIVKEEAAAIVAEMKDKEVKEAFGRGEIREIVALIAYMNSLK
- a CDS encoding cytochrome c oxidase, cbb3-type, CcoQ subunit yields the protein MDAQTLREIQGYGFFAFVVVAVALLYGYYFHLYKSERSGRRNYEKYSDLALKDGIDEEILESSDNAKKEK